The Lebetimonas natsushimae genomic sequence TCTACAATATCAAAAACTTTTACTTGTTCATTTTTAATATTATGTTTTTCTTTTATCTTTTTAATATCAATTTCAGGGAAAATCACATTTTCATTTTCCGCAAATTCAATTAACGGTCTTAACTCTTCATCAATTTCAAGCATTTGCTCTTTTAACTGTTTTATAAATTCTTTTGCTTCATTTTTGGCTTCAGGAATAACTTTTGCAGCTGTAATATATCTAAGGGCCGTAATTACGTTAACAGTATGGTAAAGATGGGCGTTCATACCCATCGGAAGCAGATACCTTGCGAATTCCTGAGCCTTTTTTTTAGCTGATTTTTTTTGAAATTTAGGCAATATTTTTTCAATAATAGGAATTAGTTTTTCTATTAAATCTTCATAATAACTAAACATTTCTTCATAAAAACTCTGCCATTTTTCTTTATCGGCATTTTTCGGATAAGTAAAATTGTCTATTTTCATTTTTGCATAACGTTGGGAGATTTGTTCAGAATTGTAAAAAGGATGGGAATGCAAAAGTCTCCAAATTAAAAGCCTGCTCATTCCCTCTATCAAAAAAGTAAAATGATAATGCATAAGCGTTGTATGATGTCCCGCTTTAAAAATAGAACTTAATAGTTCATTTTTTTTATCCCAGTTGGCTGCATCTTCAGGAGTTACAATATGTTTTCCAAAATAGCAGCTTCTTGCACTCCCTACTGCGATGTCTGTCGGTTTGTAATTATTCTTTAGTGCCGTTATTTTCATATTTTTCAATTCTTTCACTGTCTATTTCTATAACTGTATGGACATTTCCCCTTGGATTGAAATCCATTGTAATTTTCATATATTTCGGTTTTAGTTTATTATAAAGCGTATCAAAAATTTCATTTGCACTGTCTTCGTGGGAAATGTATCTGTTCATAAAAGAATTTATATAAAGTTTAAGGGCTTTTAGTTCCACTACCCATTCATCCGGAATATATTCAAGATAAACAGTCGCAAAATCAGGATACCCGCTTCTTGGACATTTACACATAAATTCAGGCAGGGTAATTTTAATTAAATAATTTTTTTTGTTTTTATTCGGCCATATTTCCAAATTTTGCGGATTAAATTCAATTATCTCTTTTTCACCGTATTTTAATTCATTCATTTTATTCCTTATACGTCTAGGTTTTCTACCTCTTTTGCGTTTGCCTGGATATATTCCCTTCTTGGAGCCACCTCACTTCCCATAAAAAGTTCAAATTTTTTGGCAGCCTCCTCGGCATCATCCATTGTAACCTGCACCAGTACCCTGTTTTCAGGATTCATTGTAGTTTCCCACAGCTGCTCCGGATTCATTTCCCCTAGACCTTTGTATCTTTGGATATTTGCTCCTTTTCTGGCTTTCTCCATTACCTCATCAAGCAGTTTAAGATAATCACCTTCAATTAAATCTTTATATTCTTTAAGTTTAGCATATACTTTTTTAGCTTCAATAAATAAAGGATGATTTAGTAATTTTTCATCAATTGTAATTTCTTCAAGCCCTCTTGCTGTTTGAATATAATAATGGTTATTGTGTTTTGAAATAATATTAAATCCGATTGATTTTAAATATTCTTCAAGTCCATCCGTTGAATCGTGTTCAACCAAGTATCTTATAACTTCCGGGATATTAAACCTGAGGGAGAGTTTATTTAAAAGAAGTTTATAAAACGCTGCATTTTTAAGCAGTTCTTTAAGTTCCGGTTTTCCCACACCTTCGATATTAATTGCATTAATTCCCTGTTCGATTAAAAATTCGTTTAATTCTTTGTCATCTTTTAGGTATTTTTCTATTTTTCCTTTTTTATATCTGTAAAGCGGCGGCTGGGCAATATATAAATACCCTTTTTCAATAACTTCTCTTAAATGATTAAAGAAAAATGTCATAATAAGCGTTTGAATATGGCTTCCGTCAACATCCGCATCTGTCATAATAATGATTTTGTTGTATCTTATTTTATCAATATCGAAATCAGGCCCTATTCCGGTACCAAGTGCGGTAATTATGTTTTTAATCTCTTCACTACTTAAAGCTTTGGAATCACTAGATTTTTGAGTATTAAGTATTTTTCCTCTAAGAGGTAAAATTGCCTGAAACACTCTATCTCTACCCTGTTTCGCACTACCTCCGGCACTGTCCCCCTCAACCAGATAAAGTTCTGATTCGGCAGGATCTTTACTCTGACAGTCAGCAAGTTTGCCAGGTAGTGTTCCAACCCCCACTTTTGCCTGTTTTCTTGTTAAATCCCTGGCTCTTTTTGCGGCAACCCTACTTCTGGCAGCCGCTACTGCTTTATCAGCAATAATTTTTGCATCATTTGGATTTTCTTCGAAGAATCTTGTTAAAAATTCGTAAGTTACCTTTTGAACAATAGGTTTTACATAGCTGC encodes the following:
- a CDS encoding FAD-dependent thymidylate synthase; this translates as MKELKNMKITALKNNYKPTDIAVGSARSCYFGKHIVTPEDAANWDKKNELLSSIFKAGHHTTLMHYHFTFLIEGMSRLLIWRLLHSHPFYNSEQISQRYAKMKIDNFTYPKNADKEKWQSFYEEMFSYYEDLIEKLIPIIEKILPKFQKKSAKKKAQEFARYLLPMGMNAHLYHTVNVITALRYITAAKVIPEAKNEAKEFIKQLKEQMLEIDEELRPLIEFAENENVIFPEIDIKKIKEKHNIKNEQVKVFDIVDYDFELNANYAGVMRLSSMYLDESILGSFNSYIKLSLSADAQNQRHRRSPAIRPKLKDIYKKDFYIPPVIEENKEVKDIYLKAIDRSYEFFEKESIGLGFGEAAYALLNAHNIEIMEHDDFNEFAHKAQMRLCYNAQEEIFDIVYNQVKQLKNAGVSAASKFLPPCAVRYKQGLRPICPEGERFCGIKVWKLNFEDYNRII
- the queF gene encoding preQ(1) synthase; the protein is MNELKYGEKEIIEFNPQNLEIWPNKNKKNYLIKITLPEFMCKCPRSGYPDFATVYLEYIPDEWVVELKALKLYINSFMNRYISHEDSANEIFDTLYNKLKPKYMKITMDFNPRGNVHTVIEIDSERIEKYENNGTKE
- the gyrB gene encoding DNA topoisomerase (ATP-hydrolyzing) subunit B, producing MGEYKATNIKVLKGLEAVRKRPGMYIGDTGVKGLHHLIYEVVDNSIDEAMAGYADKIKVRIYKDGSAEIEDNGRGIPVDIHPEEKIPAATVVLTVLHAGGKFDNKTYKVSGGLHGVGVSVVNALSKKLVMTIKRDGKIYRQEFERGKPVTDLEIIGTTNRTGTSIRFWPDDEIFETTEFKSDILRKRLKELAYLNPNITIEFENENDGIKESYHFEGGIKDFVKTLTNKECVTNVIYTNDHYEDEEKALDLEIALCYDTGYDEKVLSFVNNIRTPEGGTHESGFKAGLSKAVINYINKNVKLKENIKITGDDVKEGLNAIVSVKMSEPQFEGQTKGKLGSSYVKPIVQKVTYEFLTRFFEENPNDAKIIADKAVAAARSRVAAKRARDLTRKQAKVGVGTLPGKLADCQSKDPAESELYLVEGDSAGGSAKQGRDRVFQAILPLRGKILNTQKSSDSKALSSEEIKNIITALGTGIGPDFDIDKIRYNKIIIMTDADVDGSHIQTLIMTFFFNHLREVIEKGYLYIAQPPLYRYKKGKIEKYLKDDKELNEFLIEQGINAINIEGVGKPELKELLKNAAFYKLLLNKLSLRFNIPEVIRYLVEHDSTDGLEEYLKSIGFNIISKHNNHYYIQTARGLEEITIDEKLLNHPLFIEAKKVYAKLKEYKDLIEGDYLKLLDEVMEKARKGANIQRYKGLGEMNPEQLWETTMNPENRVLVQVTMDDAEEAAKKFELFMGSEVAPRREYIQANAKEVENLDV